ttggtgaaggtcaatccagatagagcgagagttatcttatttgtcagtagcgagtggcgcagacagcagtcaccgcagcttacggtattgtgcgctacagctcttgtaaGCCCCAGATTTCTTCCACAACAGTGCACTtcactgcatttatttatttatttatttatttaacctagcaagattagggccatcaggccctctcttacatctaaccaggcattctgctTATTTTACAGtcttatgttttagtaggcatgttaaactaaatctaatacaaaaagtgagataaacaattagaaaggtacacctcgaaaaatacattattgaagagaaagattttagataggagtgctggcagcagggagtatgagggagactcatggtgaagggaggagaagaatagagagacatgatgaaacataattaaggaaaatataaaggaaaaggagactgtgtggctaatagagatagatgaagaggaaggcatctcaggagcaagataggagacgctagctttgctatttgacagatgagaggattggccttgcacattaattttgtggagaattttatgcggatgatagtaggaaatgcttcaacttcttcttaaaagcaacaggcatttcacacgtgacagcctcgaccgtacctagcaacattctaaaggataattattcgaacaggtgcagctctcagccattgtgccaggtcagtaacaatcttaaactttgtgtagaaatttgaTTAGCGAATCCCATCATTAaggggtaacttcacattccgcaaAGAACCCGGAAAAaatttgttcagttcataactaaaagtgtcatcgTGATTTCTCAGAAGTTttgcaaaaaataataattttcgtaagtttcatgtttttcttacactaactagcactactctagtacccaagtatcccaatagttacgtaagaaattttgtgaatttttgtgtcattaccttatagcggacgactccagaagatatttattcaggcatttctctttagaacgttaggagctactgtctgacttctgtagtagtgtgggggtggaaattgcaactTGCAGGAGCCACactgtaaagggtacatctcagattaatctgttgctcAGAATGACGGAATAGCACCCACACATTCATCACAGAATATGAATGTTCTATATCTactcgttcaagatgttctgtttttttttctgaacatgagtgtatcttTGTGGACCGTGCTTATAATAAAGACGTCTATCATTTACGCTACTTACCTGGGGTCTTCCACAACTTTGTGTATGGCATCAAGGACAGATTCCTTGGTGATGTCCTTGAGGTAAATTCGGACACCAATACCTGCTGCGTTTATCTTGGCGCAGTTGTGACGCTGGTCAGAGAAGAACGGTACGGCGATCAGCGGTATGGACCGGAACGCTGCTTCGTTTAAGCTCTGTATACCGCCTTGCATGATGAACAGTTTCACTTTTGGGTGAGCTGGAAAAACGTAAGCTTCGTTAGTTTCAGGCAGCACAGGTTTTTCAGAACCACTAAAAACTCTTTCTTAATCTACAGCTGTCAAAGAATAGGAGTCGTTTCGCAAATTATAGACGTCTGCCGATGGCGAGATGCTCTGTTTTTCTAAtgagaagtgtggtgtcaccgccagacaccacacttgctaggtggtagcctttaaatcggccgcagtccgttagtatacgtcggacccgcgtgtcgccactatcagtgattgcagaccgagcgccgccacacggcaggtctagtctagagagattccctagcacttgccccagttgtacagccgactttgctagcgatggttcagtgtCTACATACGCTttaatttgccgagacgacagtttagcatagccttcagctacgacccagcgagacgccatattcagttgctacgaatgtattctgaacaaataatattgtgaatcatgtaccttcaagaacgacgttcatcattaatggattaaagttaagtatcaaactaaataCGTCCACTTTCTGCattataattccttgtcatgttcgagacctcacgtcagtatagtccttccctcctcacgccagcccgcgtgagctaaaaagcgtgcatttcggcctcctctagtaacacggtgttggctcttctgccaacacaacaagaaGTAATCTTCACACTAATTTGTGTCTCTGGATTTAATATTTTCTGTATCACATGGATTGTTTTTTGCGTTCTGCAGAGACGATATTGTACTGGTGTATAGGACATATAAATTCCCCCAGCAAGGCATTTAGAtgagtttttaatttattggcatCTCGCCATTGTCATACAAGCATACTTGatataaaataattaatgtgctctATCATGAACAGTCTGTTTTTATTAACGTGGTGGTGTATGTTGCGTATACGAAAAACGAAAGGACATAAGTTGAAAATCCTTGTAATACCTCCGTGTAGTATCCTGCTGGTAAAATCACATCTTTTTCGCCGTCTGTCTATGCTGCATGCCACAGAGGTTTTAACTTTTTTGACGGAATAAAAGGAGCCGCCTATGTTGGGAATGGTGATGCACGTAGCGTGAAAGCATTTCCATCttaatgatttttttccatttccggggaAAATTAATTCTTAGAGTTCTGTGACATGACTAAGAGAAAAAAATGGTACACACACGTGACTTCGTTGGCTCTGTGTGGAAGGCGTCGTTGAGTCCGCGGCttgttcaaaattttcagagtacaTAAATCCTATTGGCTCAATCTCTCTCACTTTTAAGATTTGGCGTTCATCTGTTGCAGAACCATGTCGTGGAACTGGAGAAGTCTCCTGGTTCTGCGTGACCGCTTGTTGGATTGGGAATAATGAGACAGAGGAGGGTAGGAGATTGCTTGATTGAGTTACGTACTTTTGAACCGCAGTCTCtgtgttcaaaattggttcaaatggctctgagcactatgggactcaacatctgaggtcaccagtcccctagaacttagaactacttaaacctaactaacctaaggacatcacacacatccatgcccgaggcaggattcgaacttgcgaccgtagcagtcgcgcagttccggattgaggtgcctagaaccgctcggctagcgCGGCCGGCTCTCTGTGTTCATTAGGCAGTGAGTTTCCGGTCTGGCAAGAAGAAAGCCAAGTTGTAGAGTGTTCATACCGGCACACTGGTCTTTAGATTTTCGGGCAGTAAAGGCTTGGATTTTTAATTCGGTGGAGCGGTGACTTGAGGTTAGGACAGGAGAGAGACTCTTAAGAGACGTGTGATGGGACGAACCATGATGCCGCTGGAAGTATGTGTGCAGTCGAGCATCAGATGCGGAGAGGGGGCTGGAACCGTGTCCTCAAGTCGCTACAGCCGCCGCGCCGCGTGCTGTATtcacccctcacccctcccccgcTCCTTGTGTCGCACCCGCTGATGCCCTTCAGACGTGGAGTAGACTCGCCTCTTCCAGGAGAACAGAAACCTGTTTCATAGTCGCGCACCGAGCTGGTTACTCTCAGGGCGCCTTTTGGCAATCTCGTCGTGTTCGCCTTTATCTTTCCGTGTGCTTTCAGTACGTAACAAACAACTTAGGCAGTCACTTGTTATGTCCGAGGATTATTAACGAAACTGTGTTTCATCCTCCCAACCCACCTACGCCAAGGTTGTGTGTTAGAGTTATGATTCCTGACATGTCTGCCAATTGTTCTTTTTAATGTATGAATGGTTAATTTTCATGTTTAAAGCCAATAAATGTATTTTTATAACGACTTTTTTCCCTCTCGTTACTAAGAGATCTCTCCTCCAATTAATTTGTCTGCATGAGTCGTGTGGCTTCCGTTAGTTTCGTGCTTAATTGAACCACCTCTATTAATATTCATTcaaataagaaatattttaccggccggagtagccgtgcggttctaggcgctacagtctggagccgagcgaccgctacggtcgcagattcgaatcctgcctcgggcttggatgtatgtgatgtccttgggttcgttaggtttaattagttctaagttctaggcgactgatgacctctgaacttaagtcgcatagtgatcagagccatttgaaccatttttaagaaatattttggaaatttgtggtaacttcctgTGGGATAAAACTGCTGAAGCCATCAttccctgccggccggggtggccgagcggttctaggcgctacagtctggagccgagcgaccgttacggtcgcaggttcgaatcctgcctcgggcatggatgtgtgtgatgtccttaggtcagttaggtttaagtagttctaagttctaggggactgataaccactgaagttaagtcccatagtgctcagagccatcattccctaagcgtacacactacttaatataacttgaactaatttacgctaaggacaacacgcacagccatgcccgagggaggactcgaacatccagcgaggggagccccgcgaaccgtggcaaggcgcctgagactgcgcggctaccctgcgAGGCTTTAAATAAGACATTTCGACTATGCGACAGTATCCTTGTTTTAAATCATTTTGCACGATCGTTGGGAACGGTTCCTCACGCTGTAGTTTGGTGTTGTGCATAACAGGGTTATCCTCAAACCACGACCCACACCCCACCCCGCCTGCGGCCCACAGCTCGTGACGGAAATGTTGGCAGGACTGAAAGTGGAGCAGCCTTTACCTTTCTTCGCCGCAGCACTATGAGGGTGACCACCCCAGTCGCCTTTTACCCCCGAGAAAGTTCGCTACATTCATTTGATAGCAGGCTAAGTGGTCTCGTGGCCGTTACAGAAGGACTGGAACGAGGATTCCACACGGTACCTCAGCCAGCTCGACCactacgaaaaaaatggctctgagcactatgggacttaacgtctcaggtcatcagtcccctagaacgtaaaactacttaaacctaactaacctaaggacatcacacacatccatgcccgaggcaggattcgaatctgcgtccgtagcgTTCGACCACTATGGCCGCCCTACAAATATGAATGGATGGAAtcaaattttgtgaaatatttatcTACTGATCCTACTAGTAACGGAATAAAGCACTGAATACTATAATTAAATCATTTCACGAGACAGCCGGAGAAGGTATTATGTACCTTCAGAATTGAGGAATTGTTATTGAAAAGCTAATGCGTCGTAATTTCAAGTAGTGGTATAGTGCGTCGGAACAAATGTCTGTAACGCTCCTCTTTTGCCTTTCGGATGCGTAGAGaacgtaaatcggagaaagacgaaggtaatgagaagtagtagaaatgagaacagcgagaaaggtaacatcaggattgatggtcacgaagtcaatgaagttaaggaattctactacctaggcagtaaaataaccaatgacggacggagcaaggaggacatcaaaagcagactcgctatggcaaaaaaggcatttctagccaagagaagtctactaacatcaaataccggccttaatttgaggaagaaatttctgagggtgtacgtctgaagtacagcattgtatggtagtgaaacatggactgtgggaaaacaggaacagaagagaatcgaagcatttgagatgtggtgctatagacgaatgttgaaacttatgtgggctgataaggtaaggaatgaggaggttctacgcagaatcggagaggaaaggaatacgtggaaaacactgttaaggagaagggacaggatgataggacatctgctaagacatgagggaatgacttccatggtactagagggagctgtagaggtcaaaaactgtagagggagacagagattggaatgcgtcaagcaaataattgaggacgtaggttgcaagtgctactctgagatgaagaggttagcacaggaaaggtattcgtggcgggccgcatcagtcagtagactgatgacaaaagagagagagagagagagagagagagagagagagagagagagagagaacgctcaGTAGCACTTGAGGCGGAGGTCGTGGGGAGACTCTGGGACTCGAGTCGGTGGTCGGTGAGGTCGCCTCCGGACAGCCCCGTGTTCCCCGCATTGAAACCAGCGGCGGTCTGAATGTCGACTGTGGACCGTCGACTGCACGAGCGCCGCGGGGGGAATCCGTCGAGCACTTGTCGTCATCCTGTGCGGCGGTTTTACGAGTGCGAGAACACTGTCTCTGTGATATTCCTGATCCAGCCAGAACACAGCTGACCTCTGAAAGCAAAAATGTTCGTAACGTCCGGTGTGCCGTAACCCATGTGCCGACTATGTTGCCGCATTTCCACTGTGTCAAGCACGTCCGCTACGCACTCGTCTGTAGCATTAGGTTGCCCAAGCGTGGCGTCTGCGCTCGCTCCGTACACAGCATTCGGCCACGACATTCGAACGAGCCGAAGATGGCCACTCAGTTTATAGCGTTGCGCATTAAacaattttcagtttctttcttaGGGATATGCTTTTATGACTGGAGCAATAGACTCTGGGCAGGAAGAGACAGAAAGCACTGCACCACGAGTTTTAAGTGGAACTAGTTCATTTGGGGCAGTACATTCCAGCAGTTTCTGAACGACGGCCAACTTAATTTCGGAATTAACATCTTACTGTGTGTGAAGAAGATAGTGGAGAAATAGCCAACTTCCACCAGTCGCGGCTGATTATATAGAGATCCAAGCATCAGGCAACAACGTGTGTAAAGGCCCTCTTACACCGCACTGCAGCAGGCCATACAAAACGTCGACTCTACAGGTCAACGCCAGGACAACCTTAACGTGTCAAAACGGGGACTTAATAAACGCAAATTCGACgtacattttattgttaatttgcactactggccattaaaactgctgcaccaagaagtaatgcggatgataaacaggtactcaatggacaaatatattacactagaactgatatgtgatcacattttcaagcaatttgggtacatagatcctgagaaaacagtacccagaacaaccacctctggtcgtaataacggccttgatacgcctgggcattgagtcaaacacagctcggatggtgtgtacaggtacagctgcccatgcagcttcaacacgacatcacggatcatcaagagtagtgactggtgtattgcgacgagccagttgctccgccacaattgaccatacgttttcagctcgtcagagatctggagaatgtgctggccagggcagcagtcgaacattttctgtatccagaaagacccgtacaagacctgcaacatgcggtcgtgcattatcctgctgaaatgtagggtttcgtaggaatcgaataaagggtagagccacgggtcgtaacacatctgaaatgtaacgttcactgttcaaagtgccgtcaatgcgaacaagaggtgaccgaaacgtgtaaccaatggcaccccatgccatcaagccgggtgacacgccagtatggcgatgacgaatacacgcttccaatgtgcgttcaccgccatgtcgccaaacacggatgcgagcatcatgatgctgtaaacagaacctggattcatacgaaaaactgacgttttcctattcgtgcacccaggttcgtcgcaggcgctcctgtgatgcagcgttaagggtaaccgcagccatggtctccgggctgatagtccatgctgttgcaaacgtcgtcgaactgttcgtgcagatggttgtcgtcttgcaaacgtccccatctgttgactcagggatcgagacgtggctgcacgatccgttacagccatgcggataagatgcctgtcatctcgactgctagtgatacgaggctgttgggatccagtacggcgttctgtattaccctcctgaacccaccgattccatattctgctaacagtaattggatctcgaccaacgagagcagcaatgtcacgatacgataaaccgcaatcgcgataggcttcgaatccgacctttaccaaagtcataaacgtgatggtatgcatttctcctgcttacacgaggcaccacaacaacatttcaccaggcaacgccggtcaactgctgtttgtgtttgagaaatcggttggaaactttgctcatgtcggcttgttgtaggtgtcgccaccggcgccagccttgtgtaaatcctctgaaaagctaatcatttgcatatcacggcatcttcttcctgtcggttaaatttcgcgtctgtagcacgtcatcttcgtggtgtagcaattttaatggccactagtgtaacagTAACTTTTTAGTATTGTGTGAATTTATTATTGCTTCCGAATTGGTGAGGATTATTCccttgaaacgttgcgacaacttTTTAGTATTGTGTGAATTTATTATTGCTTCCGAATTGGTGAGGATTATTCccttgaaacgttgcgacaaattTTACATACACCGAAAATGTTGGTAAACTAGTGAAATATTTAAACTGTAGTAGATAATCACGAGACAGGCTACTTAGTACTATTTGCAAATTTTTACCTGTATAAAGCGTTATTCACTTCGAGTTCTATTCCTTGAATGTTAATTAATCGAATTATAAAAAATGTTACACGTTACAAATGTAACCTACCGTATAAAACTGCTCTCACTAACGTTTGGCGCATTGATGGTGATATACTTGCGCGAGCTGTACAATGACGCAGAGTTCACATACCCAGAATGCCCTGCTGGGGGAGCCACTTCCTCACGAGTACGTTGTCTGGGAGGTCAGGGATGTTGTCGTCCTCCCACTTCCAGAGAACCCGCTGCGGTATCTCCCTGAAGGCGTCCACGAACGCCTGCCTTCTATGTTCCGGCAGCGTGCTGCTTTTGACGTTCGAGCCGAGGTTGAAGTAGATGACGCCGTGCTCTGCTTCGTCCAGAAACTTCTGGATATCCTACACAGCAGGGCATCACAACACCCACTCGTTACATGTCTGTAGTGTCAAATATTCAGAAATCTATTTAAACAGATTCCATATTTTCATCTATCTCCATAACGTAAGACATACGCCAACCAACCAGTGTGATGCAAGTTTAAATATTTGAATAGGTGGAATTCACGTTACATCTAATACAGATCGACACGTCCTACTGAAGTAAATTAATGTTTTTAACGAAAACAATTAATTTacttatatttctagatttcacagCCAAGCATCGGAAGCATTTActaaaacaaatttatatcataAAACGTTCAGTTCTAATGCGTTTCTTTACGTGTCCGAATTTTCACAATATATTATGCAATGAAGCGAAAGGGGAAATCATACTGTCATGAGAAATTAGCGTTGCCCAGGAAACAAAACGTGACCAGTAATGTCGTCAACAAAAAGAACAATAATATCAATTTTGTCACTTgcaacagatggaaaaaaataaagaGATATACAAGGCAGAGTTGACAGTAAAAGGAGGAAGAAGAACAAGGTGTTACCATTGACAAAGGATGCAACCAGATTGTCTAAATTTAGGGGACTCTTAATAAGTATAAACGAAATTCGAAGGTTATGCTAAGACAGTATGTTCACCTTAAACAAAGGTGTAGCAACAACTGTCATCTAAAGCTATCCTATCACTGTTAGAACGTTAGAAATTGAAACTGTAAAAAGCTGACAGTAGAGATACTGAAAGCGTTTTGTGGTCAGTCAATAAAAATTATATCAAAAGAGAGAAAAAGCAAGAGAACAACGCAGATGAAGCAAGcaattttcaacaaaataaatgtaatcgTGCTGAAACTACGATGCAACtaagaaagaaaattctgaaagCGTGCATTTCTGCCAGACGATCTTCGCCTTTTTTTTCCAAGTTTCTGGTTCCAAACAGAGAGTTGGCGACCGTAATTAAATATTGTTTTCGATATTCTAGATTAACATGGCAATGCCTTGTCAAGAAACTATCAATGATTCTGTGGCCATGGAAGTATCCGCTTTCCATGTCTACGTTCCTCACAATCTTTCCTTCGCTGATCAGTTGGATGACAAAATGCCCGAAATTTTGAGAGAAAGACTTTTCAGCGTGTGGTGATGGTTAGCACTTCATGGTGCTCAAGTACTTCATCATTGTTTACCTGACCCAATCATTATGTTTTCATCTCTCTATAATAGGCTACCACACATCGAACGCCTCAACTGTTTTCACGAGATCGTAAATATTGTATTCCATTTCACACAACAGTGTCAACAGCACATAACGAGTATACCCGACATATCTGAAATTTTTGATTGTTGATCGAACAGTCATAACTCaacaaaatattaaagaaatatcACGTTAAGCTGTGATGAGATTAAACAGACAAATAACGCTACAAGCTCTGATACGAGCTATCCAAACTTCAGTGGGAAAAAATGAGGCGTATGTAGACTCAGGTGAGGGAATAATTCTGTACATAAAGCTCGTAACTAAAGACATTATGTGTCGGTTCACGTCTTAAGATGTCTGTAATGCAATCACTTTGGTATGGAAGAACCCTTACATGAACGCAACGGATAGAATACGGTACTCGGAATCGCAAAGTGACGGGTACAACAGATGGTAACATACGCGTGGGATAGAAGCAAATGAGGGTTTTGTTACAAACCTGTCTAAACACATTGTCCTAGAAAATAGAGAATCTGAATGGGTAACAAAAGTATAAAATTTTTGCTGGCCTTCATTTTCATTCTTTCGCATAGCGTGTATTAAAAGATAAGATTATGATACAAAGCTATAAATGTTACATAATCACCTTACACCTACCTGTGGTAATGGTTCGACATTGTCTTCTACGTGCAGTCCTGTGACTTCGATCACATTTGGTACATTTGGTCTAGGGTAATCCCCACTGAAATGGACATCTACTATCAGCATGCTGAAGTTGCGCTCCATGTCGTAAACTGATGGTGGATCTGGGCCAAAAATTTCCCTCATGATGGCTTCATGGGCAGGCAGTACTGTTGTCTGCCAGAAATAGAGAAACCTTGCGATGAAATACGTGTTGTAGAGCCTCTGCCAGAAACTCATGTGGTCGGTGTATCCAATGAAAACATCTGACAGATACGCTGGGTTAATGGGGTTGCCTATGGCGTAGTAGGTTGGCGCCATAGCGGGAAGTGTCAGG
This region of Schistocerca gregaria isolate iqSchGreg1 chromosome 7, iqSchGreg1.2, whole genome shotgun sequence genomic DNA includes:
- the LOC126282179 gene encoding UDP-glucosyltransferase 2-like; translated protein: MGMARAWLFLVLTAHCSRSADILFVAPTWAVSHALPLHKVVTALLGRGHHVTYVTPHPLQPEKNENYTLVDLSLPDMKPAIVNRSILADTWPMRLVEAYHEAGVLCCNRLKHPAMQEWLKSDHKFDLVVMERLPYQCFYGLVHKVGLPPMVGILTLPAMAPTYYAIGNPINPAYLSDVFIGYTDHMSFWQRLYNTYFIARFLYFWQTTVLPAHEAIMREIFGPDPPSVYDMERNFSMLIVDVHFSGDYPRPNVPNVIEVTGLHVEDNVEPLPQDIQKFLDEAEHGVIYFNLGSNVKSSTLPEHRRQAFVDAFREIPQRVLWKWEDDNIPDLPDNVLVRKWLPQQGILAHPKVKLFIMQGGIQSLNEAAFRSIPLIAVPFFSDQRHNCAKINAAGIGVRIYLKDITKESVLDAIHKVVEDPSYKERMAQYSRLFREHREQSVETAVWWLEYVVRHKGAPHLRSAALDLRWWQLLLLDVTAFVLAAAAAAVTALWFVARTVLAAFTARTHKLKTH